The following nucleotide sequence is from Verrucomicrobiota bacterium.
AAGCTACCCGCAGATCAAAGAGGCCTCCGTCGAAAGGGAGTTTCCTAGTAAACTCCACGTTCGGGTCCGTGAACGGATGCCCGTTTTTCGAATAAAGGTTAAGGATGAGATCGGTGAATCACAGATTTACATGGTCGATGAAGAGGGGTTTGTGTTTAAAAATATTCGTTTTCCTGATCAAGCGATCAATCATTTACCCTTTATTGCAGGCGTAGATCTTCAACGGAACGATAGTGGATATCATCCCATTACTTCTGTCCCCTGTTTGGCGGAATTATACAAGGTTGCTTGCTCTGAATATCCTGAACTCGCCCGAGAGTGGAGTATCTTATTTGCCGATCGATTGATCAGGGGCAAGAATTTTACTAAAGGGTATATCCGGGTGCATTCTCTAAGTGTTCCGGAGATATTATTCAGTCCTAAACAATTTGCTGATCAGTTAGAAAAACTTGATTACATTCTCGACAGCCAGGGTGGGCCATCTGTATCTTTTGTCTCCCGGGTGAACCTCTCCGTTTTGGACCAGCCAACTGTTGAATTCGCCAGTCCTTCTTATCCTAACAACTCATATTAATCCTTCCCTTTTCTTCCTATCGTGAACTCCAAAATCATAGGAGCCATAGAGATTGGTACCAGTAAAACCGTCGTACTCATCGGCGAGATCGTAAACGAAAAAACTCTTAATATTGTCGGCATGGGAGTCTCCTCAAGTCGCGGTGTTAAGAAGGGTGAAATAATCGACTTCAATGCGGCCAGTGACTGCACTCATGCAGCGATTATGGCAGCTGAGGAGAGTGCAGGTGTTCGCGTAGATGGCGTTTATCTGGCTCAATCTGGTAGGCATCTTGAGACGTTCTATAATGATGCTGAAGTGACGGTTAAATCCTCCGACAACATTGTAAATCGTTCTGATATTCGTCGCCTGCTTACCGAGGCTAAGAGTAAACAATTATCTGAAGATCGAGCGATTATTCACCACATCCGAACCGGTTTTGTGTTGGATGGTGATCCGGTAGATAATCCAGAGCATATGGAAGGCCACAAGCTGGGTGTGGGTTATTGGAATATTCACGGATCGGTTAAAAAGATGAGTGATTCAATTCATATCATCAATGGTTTCGGTCTTCATGTGGAAGACCTGATTGTTAGTTCCCTTGCTTCGGGTAAGATGGTTACCACCGAAGAGGAACGGAAGAGTGGGGTGCTCGTAATCGATATTGGCAGTGGATCAACTGACTACGTTTTATTTAATAATGGATATGTTACCCATACCGGTGTTATAGCGGTGGGTGGAGATCACATAACCAATGATTTGAGCATCGGCCTTCGGACGAATGCCAAGTTGGCTGAAATGCTTAAAGTTAAAAATGGCAAGGCCATGCTTGAGCCAAAATCAAAAGACGACAAAGTCATGCTCATAGGCGATCTGACTATTGGTGACCGTTCCATCTCGCGCTCAGTCGTATGTCAGATAATCAACGCCCGAGTTGATGAGCTCTTTAAGTTGATTCGGGGGGACAAGAATGTTGCCCATTACTTTTCCAACCGGCAAATTTCTTCCGTGGTGTTAACTGGTGGTTCATCCCAATTACAAGAGATAGACCGGTTGGGTGAAAAGATATTTGGCCTTCCCGTAACGCTCGGTGAAAATCCATCCTGGGTTGCTTCCGATCTCGCCGGACCAGATTTTAGCACCGCCTTGGGACTCCTTTATTTTGGATTCAGTTACAAAGACGATAATCTGATTCCCAAGGAAGGTAAACGAACCAAGCTTATGAAGGGCGTTAAACAACTACTTGGCTTTTAATTTTGACCTCATGGAATCTCAAGCACTTTTCGAAAACCCGGTTCGTATTAAAATTGTAGGCGTTGGAGGAGCCGGAAACAATGCGGTTGACCGCATCCGTATGGATATGGAGCAACTCGATGGGTTGAGCCTGGCCTGTGTTAACACGGATCTGAAAACGTTGTCCGACTCGCCGGTTGGAGAAACGCATCTCATTGGTAGAAATATTACCCGAGGTCTTGGAACAGGTGGGGATCCGGAGTTGGGCAGGAAAGCCGCCGAGTCCGATCGCGAAATCATTACCCGTCTGGTGGATGGTTTCGAGCTTATCTTTATAGTGGCCAGTCTGGGTGGCGGTACAGGAGTTGGTCTATCGCCCGTGATTGCTGAAATTGCCAAACAAAAGGGCGCTCTGGTCATTGCTTTTGTGAATATGCCCTTCACTTTTGAGGGAGAGCGTAGGTTTAAAATGGCGAACTCTGCCTTAAAAGAGCTCCGCGATATTGCCGATGCGGTAATACCTCTTCCGAATGATATGCTACTTCAGGAAGAATCCGCCCAGGATTCTGTACTGAACGCATTCTCAAAAGCTGATGAATGGATAACTCGTGGAGTAAAGTCCATATGGTCTATATTGCTCAAGACCGGGTTGATTAACGTGAATTTTTCCACACTTCGCGAAGTGTTCAATATTCGTGGAGGAAAAACTTTATTTGGATTCGGAGTCGGTCAGGGGCCAAATTTTATTCAGAATGCGTTGGATGACCTCGTTCTCTGTCCGTTGCTGCACGTGCCCGATTTCTCGAAGGTTGCCGACAATCTTTTGGTAAATATTGTAGGTGGGACAGATCTACAGATGTCACAGGTTCAAGAGATTATGACTTTTGTAACCGAAAAGTTTGGTAGCCGAGAAAACA
It contains:
- a CDS encoding FtsQ-type POTRA domain-containing protein, which produces MPKNNNKKTPESTWQRIPQRAGKQSITRESRIMRIRRLLRLSAISLGTGSLVLGLSLLGYYFVNTPPKQALHDVASSFVEIEIETDGVLPPSWIEYRMALENNLGLLQIDMTSVKSALESYPQIKEASVEREFPSKLHVRVRERMPVFRIKVKDEIGESQIYMVDEEGFVFKNIRFPDQAINHLPFIAGVDLQRNDSGYHPITSVPCLAELYKVACSEYPELAREWSILFADRLIRGKNFTKGYIRVHSLSVPEILFSPKQFADQLEKLDYILDSQGGPSVSFVSRVNLSVLDQPTVEFASPSYPNNSY
- the ftsA gene encoding cell division protein FtsA, with product MNSKIIGAIEIGTSKTVVLIGEIVNEKTLNIVGMGVSSSRGVKKGEIIDFNAASDCTHAAIMAAEESAGVRVDGVYLAQSGRHLETFYNDAEVTVKSSDNIVNRSDIRRLLTEAKSKQLSEDRAIIHHIRTGFVLDGDPVDNPEHMEGHKLGVGYWNIHGSVKKMSDSIHIINGFGLHVEDLIVSSLASGKMVTTEEERKSGVLVIDIGSGSTDYVLFNNGYVTHTGVIAVGGDHITNDLSIGLRTNAKLAEMLKVKNGKAMLEPKSKDDKVMLIGDLTIGDRSISRSVVCQIINARVDELFKLIRGDKNVAHYFSNRQISSVVLTGGSSQLQEIDRLGEKIFGLPVTLGENPSWVASDLAGPDFSTALGLLYFGFSYKDDNLIPKEGKRTKLMKGVKQLLGF
- a CDS encoding cell division protein FtsZ — encoded protein: MESQALFENPVRIKIVGVGGAGNNAVDRIRMDMEQLDGLSLACVNTDLKTLSDSPVGETHLIGRNITRGLGTGGDPELGRKAAESDREIITRLVDGFELIFIVASLGGGTGVGLSPVIAEIAKQKGALVIAFVNMPFTFEGERRFKMANSALKELRDIADAVIPLPNDMLLQEESAQDSVLNAFSKADEWITRGVKSIWSILLKTGLINVNFSTLREVFNIRGGKTLFGFGVGQGPNFIQNALDDLVLCPLLHVPDFSKVADNLLVNIVGGTDLQMSQVQEIMTFVTEKFGSRENTVLGAVIDEGKTNTVEICVLGTTDAGAMRSFRKTRVSPAHRLPEPRNQVPVRAVSLREKTTAGEVRKMGQMDLIPKIQQELGFDGIDENRGFFEETGRNVHDGLDLDVPTYLRRGIRVVLH